TTCGCTCTCATGgcatagaaattctcacattaatcagagaaaaagaaaaaacagagtccatatagaaatacaatttagaaatagctgaaattcagaattaaaaaataagaaatattagaagaggagactagagtagttattacacattagtagttttgaaaagttattgtaaaatttaaaattatgttgtcattgtaatatattataataatataatgagaaaacatatatgctattatatgagagaaaatataatgatgctagccgcgcaatatgcgcaggccaccatgctagttattaTAAACCGAATAAATAGCTTAGAACGAGCCAGGCAATGCTGATGTAGAAAATTTCTAGTTTGAGAACAGTGGTATGCATATCCCGAAGTTCATAAGCTGAAAAGATTGCACCCTAAATCTAATGTATTGTAATTTTCCTGTACTGAAAATGCTGAGGGGGGGACTACAAGGAGCCAAGCCGAGGCCCGTCACCGCCCTCACGGACGACACGTCGCCAGACAGCACCGCTAGCGACTGCCCTCCGCGGCCAAGGAGCACGACCGCTCCTTCGCCGGGAACAGCACACCGTCGCCGGGACacacgccgccgcaccgcctccACCACGCCCCATCGCGCCACCGCGCACGGCATTGTTGCTCTCCTCCGGCCAGGTCCAAAAGCAGGGTGCCAGATCCAGCCACGGGGGCGCCAGATCCGAAGCTTCGCGCCGCGCTGATGTCAGCCCCCACCTATCACGCGCCGCGTCATCATCCTCACGCtgagccgtcgcgtcgccgaggaatggcctcgccgccgccctcacaGTTGGCCGCGCGGAACTCCGGTggcgcgctccggcggcggcgaggggggagaggaagggagggggcggcgggggcTAGGGTTCACCCCCTGTGCCGCTCGCGTGAGAGGGCGACGCGGGGGTCGTGCCGGCTTCGTACTCTTCCAATTGAGGATAAGATGAACTGATGTGATAAGTAGTACGGGATTGtacttattttaaaacaaaatttgaatataaAATCATACTTATTTTAGAAGGATTGTAGTATTTGGACTTGGGAGTAATTTTACTGTTCTTGGTATTAGAAGGTACCATTTCTTTTATATAAAACTTGGTATTTCTCGAGGTATAAAAAACATACGGTTAGGACCGTAACGAACTGTGTTAGCTGTAGGTTTGCATCTGTTCCCAAGGTGATTTAATTTGAGCAATTGCAAATAGCTTTTTCTTCTTTCACTCGGCAGCTGAATCTTGCTTGGTGGAGTACTCGGGCCGTGCACGTTCATCCACGGGTTTGATTTGACATTGGTCATGAGCGCGTTTTAGTGGACAAAGTGGTGGTTAGCATAGTGAAATTGTCAACGCGAGAAGCAGAAACCAATTGCTGTTGCTGTCGCCGGTACCAATACTGTATGGTGTTCCTGTTCCATCAGAATTCAGTCGAGTGCATGGCAGCTCATTCTTGTGGCCCATCACACAATTAATCTCCGACGATGTACTGTACGTAGTGGAGCATTTAGATTAGTAATTCTCGAATACATTTTCGTAAGGGTTAAGTGGGCATATGTAACGTGTTCACTCCTTGTTACTATCTCTGTTTTCAGATGAGTGACATCATCAGCATAGTCCGCAATACACATTTTATCATCATAACAATTTTACACtataaaaaacgatttttcgTGATGTTACCCTATATTTTACGCTGGCGTCCATATGCAAAAACCGCCAAAAAAACATAACAATAGGTGGGGGGCTACGGACCACCAGCAGAAACCAATTTTTGCTGATAACCACGCTAAGAGAAATGCCTAAAAAAACTACTCTATTTTTCGAGACGAACCTCTTAAGTGTCTGCCAGTTTTTcgaggcggacctcttaagtgtcCGCCAGCGAAAAATCTCATTTTCACCGGCAGTAGGTAAGGAGGACCACTGCGAAAAATGTTTTGGGCGAATATATAAATCTACTGTCCCCCACCCCCACCGCTCCCTTCTCCCTTCCCCCACTGCGCggcccctccgccgcctctcttccttctctctcggtttcaccttcttcctcccttctccaccgccgccggctgccgtcgCCTCTACCGCCTCTCCGCGGTGGTGGGGCgtggcctcctcctctccaccgctaGCCGCCATAAGCTCGGGGCCGGATTCGGCCGCTGCGACGATGGTGGAGGCCGGATCTGCCGCCGCGACGACGGGGGAGGCTAGATCCGTCGCCGCGACCGCCGCAGGGCCACTAGTCTCTAAAGactaaactatatatttaaaaaaacattaccAATATAACTTTATGAAAGAGAGtttctcataaaaaaaaatataccaatataacttttcatattttaaatatttttacgtCTATTAAATTTTTAAGGTTTCAAGATTTGACTGCACTTACAGGAGATACTACTATACAAGAATCAACGAGAAACGAATTTTTAAGTTGCGATAAACTGGTAGTAGTAAGATTTTGTGAACAAGGATAATGCATAtctgtgtaaaaaaaatatatagtgcaaaTCACATATACATTGAAAATCTAGAAACTATTGTcacgagtaaaatttttaccaaCCAAACGGCCACAATGTCGCGCAGGGCTTATCCGGGGCACTACTGCCCATGGGCTGAAAGTGCGGCCACAAGCCCACAATATCTTGCGGGGCTTAGCCGGGGCACCACGGCCCATGGGCTCTATCTCCCTCACCAGTAAAGCCCTAGCCTCCAAGACCGCACCCGTATAAAGCTGCAgacctctctctccttctcctcccccgccaccgccgctcgcctccgaaaccctagccgcccccTCCCCGCGGCCGCGAAAATGGTAcgcttctccctcctcctcctcctcctcctcctcccctccgccgcacgACGGGAAGATCGCACGCGTGCTTGTCCTCGTGCCAGTCCACGGCTCCGCGCGCCGTCTTTCTCATGGTGTTTCACAATTTGTAGGATGCGTTCTTTATTCATGTTGATCTGCCGTAGATGGGGGGATCTTGAGCCGGAGGAGAGGAGTAGCTAGTTTCTTTGATTATGCGTTTTGGGGTCTAGCGGATTTTAACATGAGATGGTTTCTCTTTAGcgacattttttttgttcatgttGATGTCCACGGTGATTGTTCTAGTTATGTCATTTTTATCTTCAAGACTTCAATGCTTTGAATCGTGGGTATAGACCAGATTATTGTCGTGAAGATCGACGTATTTTCCGAGCTGACCCTCTGCATGCTGAAAATTTTGTAGTGGGTTATATCTAGATTATATGTGTATTGTTGTCATTTAATTAGCACTTAAACTTCTGTAGTATGAACATTTTCATCATTTTCCTGTGAGGACATGGGAtgagttcctttttttttctcttgttctAAAATTGTTCGGTAATCTTGTCTGGCTTTGACTAATGGGCTCCGATGATGGCATGAAATCTTTGAGACCTGACATTCTTGTGATGACAAACATAAGCATATTTCCTGAGACCCAATTGAGGTTTTAACCATTGGTTTGCTGAATGTGTCTTCACTGTTGAAAAATTTGTACACACATTTGCTTCAAATTATGCACATTTGATTATTGTTTATAGGCCTGCGATGTCCATTCCACATTCAGTATTTGTTAAGCTGAGTGCTTTTGTTTCAAATTTGTTTTGTATAGGTGAACGTTCCCAAGACCAAGAAGACCTACTGCAAGAACAAGGAGTGCAGGAAGCACACCCTTCACAAGGTCACTCAGTACAAGAAGGGTAAGGACAGCCTGTCTGCCCAGGGAAAGCGCCGTTATGACCGAAAGCAGTCAGGATATGGTGGTCAGACCAAGCCTGTTTTCCACAAGAAGGTACTGTGACAGTTTATATATGATTATGCAGTGTTGTGTGTGACTCTCTGTTCATTAGAAACGTACGGTGTCATGATTGATGTAGCAGTGATATGTGTCTGTACAATGCATGTGGCAATAACCATCACGTAGTTTTAATTGCATGTGGCTTTCAGCTGTGCATTTTTCATGTTATGATACATGGTTCCTGTTTTCAGGCAAAAACCACCAAGAAGATCGTGCTGAAGCTGCAATGCCAAAGCTGCAAGCATTACTCCCAGCACCCCATCAAGGTATTATTTCATTGTCAAGACTCCAGAGCTGAAAATTATCATGAATCATTATTTTGCTGGATGTGTTGGATGCTCACTTGCATAATTGTTCTCTGCAGAGGTGCAAGCATTTCGAGATTGGTGGAGACAAGAAGGGCAAGGGAACATCTCTTTTCTAAATTGCTTGCTACCTACTGGATACTATAGTTGTTGGTCTACTGTGCTTCAATATTTCAATGTTATTAGGAGCTTATTTAAGCAGACCATATCAATGTATTCAAGTATCATCGTCTGACATTTACTCTAGCAAGGATTGGCTTTCTGCTGAATCAAGTTTTGTTGCTTAATGCTCGTTGAATCCAATGTGATGCATGTGTTTATATTTTGCTGCAATTTTATCTTACGACAGTTCTATTTACCTTAGTCCTCAgtatcccttttctttttttgttatcTTACCTGCTGTCTTTTGATTAGTAGTTAGCAAACATAGAGCGACCCACTTTAATTACTTCCCGTGACATGAATATGACCTCGAGAGATTAGTCTAGTGAACTTCCTTTTTCAGACTGAATGTTGTATTGTTAACTGTACTGGCGTTTGGTCAGTATCTTTCGAAAGAGATGGAATGTAGGGACGTAATTTTATTGCAAGATAATTCATTTGTTCTTGTGGTTCAGTATCTTGGAAGGTCTTGTGATATTAGTGAATTCTTTTCGTAGCATTGCAGTACTTGCTCTGTCCTTAATGCATGATTCGATAGGCTACGCAATCCCGTTTGTAGTAAtgaattaaaaattatatattattatgaACCGAATAAATAGCTTCGAACAAGCTAAGCAATGCTGATGTAGAAAAAAATTAGTTTGAGAACCGTGGTATATTCCAAAGTTTGTAACTGTCATAAGCTGCCCCCCAACCCACCCAAAAAAACCGGATGGCAGCAATCACAACTTAGCATTGCTGCTCATGGCAATGTTCATATACTATGAGTGCGGGTTAGTTCAGACTACAGACACGTgtggtaattgtttttttttagttttttattttgtttgttaggtggtgtttggatccagggattAAACTTTAGTCTTTGttttagatactaatttagagtattaaatattgactacttacaaaactaattacataaatgagagctaattcgtgagacaaattttttagggttaattggatagaTGCCATTATAAAATCTTTAGTTTTGAAATATACCGTTACTATTAAACTATTTAGAAACATGCCATTACAACTTTTTCAGGTATTGGAAATATGTCACTGTACAACCTTTGGATGTGTTTAACAAAAATTTTAGACCAAATCGCTCTCGTcttctcctttgtctccacCCTCTCCTGTTCATCTTCTTTCTTCCATTTCTTTCCCTTTTGGATCTGGTATCTTAGTATTCTTCCTCCACATCTCCTTTCTCGGCCAGCAACGGCGGTGTTGTGCTGCACCATCTAGTTTCCCTTCTTCCCTTCGCTGGCCGCATCACCACCTTCTCAGTTTCCAGCCTCCCCGAGGTCTACTGCAACAACCAAGACGCGGAGCATGTCGTTCTTGAATGTCCAGCACCCGGACGCCCAAGGACGTGCCCCTGTCGGTGCAGCTGGAGTCATTCGCCTACAGCGGCTTCACCATGGCGTGGTCCACGTCCACCGATTACGTGCTCGTCGACGAGCGCGCCTTGTGCACAGGGCCGGTCCTGAGTTTTCAAGCTCTAGGACAAAAACTTACGTGGAGgcccctatatatatacataaactaatatatatatttatagtctTATAAACatgtaatatttaatatttgatatgataaaattatctatatataatattttaaaactttcaaagaGAAATAATATAATCATAAACACTTACTTGGCACTTTCAAAAGTTTCTTCTAAAATTTCAATGAAATCATCCGAACATTTTTTCCGTTTTCTTTTTTCGCTACCGGATACATATTTTCTTGACAATATGATTAATGTTGTGCTAAAAAATAATCATTAATTATTAAGTAGTACAAGCTAATAATTTTTGATCTataaagaggaaaaagaaagatagAGAAAATTACCTTAGACGACGACTGCGAGGCGCGAGCAGCCGATCGGCCGATGAGGGCGCGCCGCCGGGCGGTTGGCCTCCAATCGACGTAGTCAGCCAGTCATGCAGAGCCGCTGCGATTTGCTGCCGATTGCCGTGTTTGCGTTGCGGTTTGCCGCCGTTTACCGTTTGCAACGCGACGCGAGGCGTGATCGAGGCGACGGGAACGGAGTCAGATCGCTTCACTTTTCCTTCGCTCCTCTTCGTCTTCTGTCTTCGATACCATACATGATTCAGGACTGAGAGCGATGCTGACCCTGGGGGCGTCGTGGGCCATGGCCCATCCGCCATGGGGCCCCCTAAATTTTGGGGGACTCGGGCGTGCGCACGGGCTGACCCCCCCTAGGGCCGGCCCTGCTTGTGCATGATCCTGACAAAGTGACTATTACTGTGTACTCCTAATCTCACAGCAGCAAGaaacgggaggaagaagatgaacaacAGAACAGGAGAGATGGGGGAGGCAAAGGAAGAAGACGGGGGCAATTTGGTCCAAAATTTTTGTTAGACATATCCAAGGGGTATGTAATGGTATATTTCCAATACctgaaaaattataatggcatacCTCCAAATAGTTGAGTAGTAATGGTATATTTCAAAACTGAAGAATTTACAATGGCAtgtatccaattaacccaattttttaagcctaattaattcataattatagaatgtttattgtatcatcacataggctaatcatggatttattaggctcaatagattcgtctcgcgaataagtccaagattatggataggTTTTGttaatagtctatatttaatacttctaattagtgtccaaacatccaattTGGAAGGGACTAAAAAATTTTAGTCCATTCCAAACACCTccttattatttttatcaaatagCCACGTAAGCGTCATGTCAATagcacgtgggacgaagaccccTAGTCAAAGGCGTCATGTCAGCTAAAACCGGAGACATTGCTACCGAGAGAGCTCGTTTGCACAGTTTGAAGAAGGCGtcatgtcagccaaaaccagaAATATTATtaccgagggacctcgtttgcacaCTTTGAAGGATGGATTGTATATGGTTTTCGGATAAGGATGAAAAACAGACTAAGCGACAAAGTaagagacctaaagtgaacttatttgaGGGATAAAGTCCACTTGGACTTCCTTAACTAtaagggaataagttcacctgacGTCCCTTAACTTTAAGTCGAGTTCGTCTGAGGTTCCTAATCCACAATAAAATCTCTACCTCTCAACTAATCATAAACCGTGCGAAAAAGATCACAAAACAGACGGAGCGATGAAgtaagggacctaaagtgaactcaTTTTGAGGGATAAAGTCACTTCATAACTATAAGGGAATATAAGTTCACCTGACGGCCCTCAACTTTATGTTGAGTTTGTCTGAGGTCCCTAATCCGCGATAGCAAAAATCTCTACCCCTCAACTATCATAAACCGTGCAAAAAAGATCCCAAGACaatattgatccattttctccggttttgctgacgtggcatacggtgggacccacatgtcagcgtcctgtcttctcctcttttcttttttctttttttttcttcttgtcttttctttcttctctcttctcctcttccctTCTTCTCCTAGCCTGAGAGGCCGGCGGGCGGGCGAGCAGGCGAcggcaggcggtggcggcggtgtgcGGAGCAGGCAAGGGGTAACGGGTGGCGGGCGAGCGACGGCGCCTCAGAGAGGGTGTGGTGTGGGCGTCGCTGTGCTGTGGCGGGCGGagcggggtggcggcggtggggtgcAGAGGACGACGACATATGGAAGTGATGGCGGACGCTGTAGGGGACGATGGCGAGGAGGACGAAGTAGGCCGGGAGAGGATGACTCCGACGCGCTTGGGGTTTCACCAGGAGACCTCGCCTTCACCGTCTTCGTGCCCTCACCAGAGTCGTTCCACCGCGTCCTCAGGCTGCGGCGTCCCAATAACAACGTTGCCGATGGGTGGGTCTCACATTTTCCTTCTatttcacttacatgtgggactCACATATTATTTTATTCCTATTTTGctaactaggatgccacgttagTGAAACCAAGACATCTATACTGCCATAGGACATAAATTGAACGGTTTTGTATATttggggtgaagatttctggtattgaggATAAGGGATGGCAAACAAACTcggtgtaaagttgagggacatcagatgaacttattccaactaTAAGGCAACGCATCACGGTGCATGGCCCATGGGCTGCGCATTCTGGCCCACAAAGCAGCACACGCACCAGTAAACCCTAGCCTCCAGGAGCTCACCCGTATAAAGTCGCAGaccttctccttcccctccccgccgccactcgccgcaGCGTGTCGACCAGACAAGGCAGCGCCtccgaaaccctagctccccGCCTTCCCCTCCGCGGCCGCCAAAATGGTacgcttcttcctcctccccgtccGCCTCTCTCCGCCGCACGACGGCAAGATCATGCGCTCGTGTGTCCTCGTGCCAGTCCACGGCACCCTGCTCTGGTCGATTTGTAGGGGGATTGCGTTCTTTATTCATGTTGATCTGCTGTAGATGGGGGCGATCTTGAGCCGGAGGAGTAGCTAGTTTCTTATTGATGCGGTTTCGGGGTTTTTAGAGATTTAACACGGTTTCGCGGTTTCTCTTTAGCGATTTCTTTTTTCATGTTGATATAATGATATCCACGGTGGTTGTTCTAGTTATGTCATTTTTATCTTGAGTGCTTTGTGTGATTGTTTTTCAATTGTGGGTAGAGACCAGATTATTGTCGTTAAGATGCATGCTCTGAAACGCGGAATTTTTTTGTAATGGGTTATATCTAGATTATGTGTATTGCTGTCATTCAATAGTCTTTTCTTAATACAAGGCGCAACCGTCTTTTCTTCAAGTACCAGTATACAAGGCGGCAACTGCTCAACTCCGTACTTGGTGCATGCAAGCATTGAATGGATGGTTGCATGAGCTCATGATATTCGGTTCATTAGTTTAAAGGCAAAGGATCCACCACTCGGATGCTTGCATGCACGCGCAAAAACTGCAGGACACGGGTGCATGCTGCTTTGGCACTAGATGCGATGAACTGATCAAAGCGTCACGCATTGGAACGCGCTGGAATAAATCGGTACGATGGGTAGTTATAGGTTTTCTTGTTCTCCGAGTCCAAACAAGTTATGCCTTGTATtaaggaatggagggagtagcaattaACTTCTGGAGTAAACATTTTTCATCATCTTCCTTGAGGACGTGGgatgaattcttttttttatcttgtgCGAAAATTGTTTGGTAATCATGTCTGGTTT
The window above is part of the Oryza sativa Japonica Group chromosome 7, ASM3414082v1 genome. Proteins encoded here:
- the LOC9266960 gene encoding large ribosomal subunit protein eL42; its protein translation is MVNVPKTKKTYCKNKECRKHTLHKVTQYKKGKDSLSAQGKRRYDRKQSGYGGQTKPVFHKKAKTTKKIVLKLQCQSCKHYSQHPIKRCKHFEIGGDKKGKGTSLF